The proteins below are encoded in one region of Planctomycetota bacterium:
- a CDS encoding sulfotransferase family protein, protein MSSAASNPQNGSADRPKVFCIGFMKTGTTSLGAALEVLGYRVAGPFGIHDPRIAEHAWPRAQEVLEHYDAVQDNPWPVLFTELDAAYPGSKFILSTRDLRSWIGSVERYFGPKYRTPMRDWIFGPADNEERREKYLARYERHTRKVRAHFAGRDGDLLEIDLSRDAGWGRLCSFLECPVPDAPFPSLNTSKSNARLSSVIGRKSRRLGRLLGLIPEPRECWPPVPRDADPTIPAPR, encoded by the coding sequence ATGAGTTCAGCAGCGAGCAATCCGCAAAATGGCAGTGCCGACCGTCCGAAGGTGTTCTGCATCGGCTTCATGAAGACCGGCACGACGTCGCTGGGTGCCGCACTCGAGGTGCTCGGTTATCGCGTTGCTGGGCCGTTCGGGATCCATGATCCTCGGATTGCCGAGCATGCTTGGCCTCGGGCTCAGGAAGTTCTCGAGCACTACGACGCGGTGCAGGACAATCCCTGGCCGGTGCTGTTTACCGAACTCGACGCCGCTTATCCGGGCAGCAAGTTCATCCTCAGCACGCGCGACCTGCGGAGTTGGATCGGGAGCGTGGAGCGATACTTCGGCCCGAAGTACCGGACGCCGATGCGCGACTGGATCTTTGGACCTGCCGACAACGAGGAACGCCGCGAGAAGTACCTGGCCCGTTACGAGCGTCACACCCGCAAGGTTCGGGCGCATTTCGCCGGACGCGACGGTGATCTTTTGGAGATCGACTTGTCCCGTGACGCGGGCTGGGGCAGGTTGTGTTCGTTTCTCGAGTGCCCCGTCCCCGATGCGCCATTCCCCTCACTCAACACGTCGAAATCCAACGCCCGGCTGAGCAGCGTCATCGGTCGCAAGTCGCGCCGCCTGGGCCGATTGCTCGGGCTTATCCCCGAGCCACGCGAGTGTTGGCCGCCGGTGCCACGCGACGCCGACCCGACCATACCCGCTCCCCGATAG
- a CDS encoding glycosyltransferase family 4 protein, whose amino-acid sequence MTLGVGWFPKQPGGLNRYVHGLHGSLGSASIDQKLLLVAGESEEIEAREEVASVAGPDEPVFRRLLRMRGAVRASLPDADLAVTHFALYARGCRDLLRDRPHVVHFHGPWAAESSREGLGRIATHIKHRVERAVYRTGDRFITLSNAFADILAKDYGVDRARITIIPGGVDIERFDASMPRADARAQLGWPSDRPIVVCVRRLVARMGLESLMDATATLRERHPDVLVQIIGKGRLADALERRVREAGLADHVELLGYMPDEQLPLAYRAADLSVVPTQALEGFGLIVAESLAAGTPALVTPVGGLPEVVQDWRADLVMPGTSSDVIAHTLAAALSGEMQMPTAEQCRAYAVDRFAWDRIAGQVAGVYRQAVDLSK is encoded by the coding sequence ATGACCCTGGGCGTGGGCTGGTTTCCCAAACAGCCCGGCGGGCTCAACCGGTACGTCCACGGTTTGCACGGGAGCCTCGGCTCGGCGAGTATCGACCAGAAGCTGCTGCTGGTTGCGGGTGAGTCGGAGGAGATTGAGGCGCGCGAGGAAGTGGCGTCGGTCGCGGGCCCGGACGAGCCGGTGTTTCGGCGCTTGCTCCGGATGCGCGGCGCGGTGCGGGCGAGTCTGCCGGACGCCGATCTCGCCGTGACGCACTTCGCCTTGTACGCCCGCGGCTGCCGGGATCTGCTTCGCGATCGGCCGCATGTCGTGCACTTTCATGGCCCGTGGGCGGCGGAGAGTTCACGTGAGGGACTCGGTCGGATCGCCACGCACATCAAGCACCGCGTCGAACGCGCGGTCTACCGCACCGGCGACCGTTTCATCACACTCTCCAACGCCTTTGCGGACATCCTGGCCAAGGACTATGGCGTCGATCGCGCACGCATTACGATCATTCCCGGCGGCGTCGACATCGAGCGGTTCGACGCGTCCATGCCACGGGCCGATGCCCGGGCCCAACTCGGCTGGCCGTCCGATCGGCCGATCGTCGTCTGCGTACGGCGCCTTGTCGCCCGCATGGGTCTGGAATCTCTCATGGATGCAACGGCGACCTTGCGCGAGCGGCACCCGGACGTGTTGGTCCAGATCATCGGCAAGGGCCGGCTCGCCGACGCGTTGGAGCGTCGTGTGCGCGAGGCGGGGCTCGCCGATCACGTCGAACTTCTCGGGTACATGCCCGACGAGCAGTTGCCGTTGGCGTACCGGGCGGCGGATTTGAGCGTGGTGCCGACGCAAGCGCTGGAGGGGTTCGGACTGATCGTGGCCGAATCGCTTGCCGCCGGGACGCCGGCCTTGGTCACGCCGGTCGGCGGCCTGCCCGAGGTGGTGCAGGACTGGCGAGCCGATCTCGTGATGCCCGGAACGTCGAGTGACGTGATCGCGCATACCCTTGCCGCCGCGCTGTCCGGTGAGATGCAGATGCCGACGGCCGAGCAGTGCCGGGCGTATGCGGTCGATCGGTTTGCGTGGGACCGCATCGCCGGGCAAGTCGCTGGGGTTTATCGTCAAGCAGTCGATCTGAGTAAGTGA